From the Oceanotoga teriensis genome, the window GGAAAAATACATTTAAAAATTCTTTGTGAGGTGAAGTTTAATGCCAAAAGTTTTGGTTATAGATGATTCTCCTTTTATATATAAATCAATTTTGAAAGCTCTTAAAGATACAGAATTTGAAGTTGTTGGACATGCAAGAAATGGACTTGAAGGATTACAAAAAATAAATGAACTCAATCCAGATTTAATAACTTTAGATGTTACTATGCCCGTTATGGATGGTATAGAAACAGCTAGAAGGATATATTCATCTAATATAAGTGCAAAAGTTCTTATGCTTTCGGCTATGGGAGATGACGAACTTATGAATACGGCAAAAGATATAGGGATAAAACATTTTATACAAAA encodes:
- a CDS encoding response regulator, with protein sequence MPKVLVIDDSPFIYKSILKALKDTEFEVVGHARNGLEGLQKINELNPDLITLDVTMPVMDGIETARRIYSSNISAKVLMLSAMGDDELMNTAKDIGIKHFIQKPFKNEILLKKLRLLMII